The Alkalispirochaeta americana genome has a window encoding:
- a CDS encoding class I SAM-dependent methyltransferase, with protein sequence MTEPSERFWEVFFEVYENLPRQGPGNRTCAARALSLCRDLPESPAILDLGCGVGGQTLQLAEMMPGSIVAVDNHAPSIERLQAAIKRNGLSQRVNVLVGDMAHLEQQPESFDLIWSEGALYNIGLRNALRVCHGLLRPGGYLAFTDAVWRKNAPPSEVKASFDLDYPTMGWLEDDMVAIHDGGFEMVGHFSLSDEAWLDDFYTPMETRIVELRSKYAGDLEASAILDQLAEEPAMHRRYSDFYAYEFFVVRRPF encoded by the coding sequence ATGACTGAACCCAGCGAGCGCTTCTGGGAAGTGTTTTTCGAGGTTTACGAAAACCTGCCTCGTCAGGGTCCTGGTAACCGCACATGCGCTGCCAGAGCTCTCAGCCTTTGCCGCGATCTGCCGGAATCTCCCGCTATCCTCGATCTTGGATGCGGTGTCGGTGGGCAGACCCTCCAACTTGCTGAAATGATGCCAGGTTCAATCGTAGCAGTTGATAACCATGCCCCGAGCATCGAGCGGCTTCAAGCAGCTATTAAACGGAATGGCCTTTCTCAACGCGTGAACGTTCTTGTCGGAGACATGGCCCATCTGGAGCAGCAACCTGAAAGCTTTGATCTCATCTGGTCGGAGGGTGCGCTCTACAACATCGGCCTTCGGAACGCTCTTCGAGTTTGCCATGGACTACTGCGCCCTGGTGGCTACCTCGCGTTTACCGATGCGGTCTGGCGCAAGAATGCTCCGCCTTCTGAAGTGAAAGCCAGTTTCGACCTGGACTATCCCACCATGGGATGGCTGGAAGACGATATGGTAGCGATACATGACGGCGGATTCGAAATGGTTGGCCACTTTTCCTTGTCTGATGAAGCGTGGTTGGACGATTTCTACACACCTATGGAGACGCGTATTGTCGAGTTGCGCAGCAAATATGCCGGCGACCTCGAAGCCTCGGCCATACTGGATCAACTCGCTGAGGAGCCGGCAATGCATCGTCGCTATTCCGACTTCTATGCTTACGAGTTCTTCGTAGTTCGCCGCCCCTTTTAA
- a CDS encoding methyl-accepting chemotaxis protein, translated as MQPEKIGRRNRIGVMLMVATSWLVLLALLAAFVGVLPLWVVLVPAVPAAPGSLVVLGRRRRLDGQQEQEIAAGQAASETYERLRDRIVELVKDNDDQAQDLIDGVRHALTMNQRMQNGIDEINEQAETVNQHLRDTTAAIEEINATTESFTQRVESQSSAVVQTSSAMEQMNANLGSVSKIARQHRGKAAQLAELASSGESQAEQTNELIKQIAGHIDAVQDAIEVINGVAGQTNLLSMNAAIEAAHAGDTGRGFAVVAEEIRKLAESTSVNAVSIGSTLKEIVNEIHEAEKHVGQNLGYFVRLREDVDQTASAFSEIDHATDEISQGSQEVVKATTELVAITEEIQTGSREIAESMSEITGAMMEIRQASQATDVRSERIDELLTNNNRILSKLANASMRGVQAVQDLEEELYGEENVSMNSNMVALNHLQWLTRVRRLIDSGDYRSTWKSSSSGACWLTRWLQSNEGRQYSHQQVYSELVTIHNNFHSKVEQLIGLARNQTPARRSDEDQETLEVRYKQLLESAEEFIGVLDRLGDEVDRHTEEIQQQALAEQDEELAVDIEEAG; from the coding sequence GTGCAACCAGAAAAAATCGGTAGACGTAACAGGATCGGGGTAATGTTGATGGTTGCCACCTCGTGGCTGGTGCTGCTGGCATTGCTGGCGGCGTTCGTTGGAGTGTTGCCACTCTGGGTGGTTCTGGTCCCGGCTGTGCCGGCCGCGCCCGGATCACTAGTGGTATTAGGCCGGCGTCGACGCCTTGACGGGCAACAGGAGCAAGAAATCGCTGCCGGACAGGCGGCGTCGGAGACCTATGAGCGGTTGCGTGACAGAATTGTTGAACTGGTAAAGGACAATGATGACCAGGCCCAGGATTTGATTGATGGCGTTCGGCACGCGCTGACTATGAACCAGCGCATGCAGAACGGCATAGATGAAATCAACGAACAGGCCGAGACTGTCAATCAGCATTTGCGGGATACCACGGCAGCGATTGAAGAGATCAATGCTACAACCGAAAGCTTTACGCAACGGGTTGAATCCCAGTCTTCGGCCGTCGTGCAAACTTCATCTGCCATGGAACAGATGAACGCCAATCTGGGGAGTGTTTCCAAGATAGCCCGCCAGCACCGGGGAAAAGCCGCTCAGCTGGCCGAGCTGGCCAGTTCTGGTGAGTCCCAGGCCGAACAGACCAATGAGCTTATCAAGCAGATAGCCGGGCACATAGATGCTGTTCAAGACGCCATAGAAGTTATCAATGGGGTCGCCGGGCAAACCAATCTGCTGTCAATGAATGCAGCGATAGAGGCGGCGCATGCCGGCGATACAGGCCGGGGTTTTGCGGTGGTGGCAGAAGAGATCCGCAAACTGGCCGAGTCAACTTCCGTGAATGCCGTCAGCATTGGCTCAACCCTGAAAGAAATTGTCAATGAAATCCACGAGGCCGAGAAACATGTGGGGCAAAATCTCGGATACTTTGTGCGGCTTCGAGAGGACGTCGACCAGACAGCCAGTGCTTTTTCCGAAATAGATCACGCCACTGATGAAATTTCCCAGGGTAGCCAAGAGGTCGTCAAGGCGACCACAGAGCTGGTCGCGATTACCGAGGAGATTCAGACCGGAAGTCGGGAGATCGCTGAAAGCATGTCAGAAATCACCGGAGCCATGATGGAGATCCGGCAGGCCAGTCAGGCGACTGATGTGCGCAGTGAACGAATTGATGAGTTACTGACCAATAATAACCGGATTCTGTCCAAGCTGGCTAATGCCAGCATGCGTGGGGTGCAGGCGGTTCAGGATCTCGAAGAGGAATTGTACGGCGAAGAAAATGTCAGCATGAATTCCAACATGGTCGCCCTAAATCATTTGCAGTGGCTGACGCGTGTGCGCCGCCTGATTGATAGTGGTGACTACCGGTCAACATGGAAATCATCTAGTTCAGGGGCTTGCTGGCTGACGAGGTGGCTACAAAGTAATGAGGGGCGCCAGTACAGCCACCAGCAGGTTTATTCCGAGCTGGTTACCATCCACAACAACTTTCACAGCAAGGTAGAGCAGCTGATCGGGCTGGCACGCAACCAGACTCCGGCGCGTCGCAGTGATGAAGACCAGGAAACGCTGGAGGTGAGGTACAAGCAATTGCTGGAATCTGCCGAGGAATTTATCGGGGTCCTTGATCGACTCGGTGATGAGGTCGATAGGCATACCGAGGAGATTCAGCAACAAGCATTGGCCGAGCAGGATGAAGAGCTGGCTGTGGATATTGAGGAAGCTGGTTGA